From a region of the Dunckerocampus dactyliophorus isolate RoL2022-P2 chromosome 20, RoL_Ddac_1.1, whole genome shotgun sequence genome:
- the stmnd1 gene encoding stathmin domain-containing protein 1, translated as MGCVSSNTTVVRPLQPSSNTEQDQTGSKSTRGDSAVSKVTEDSGVEVAALDNGGALPGEVPGKLPPPVGGGSLPAQERPTSSEILEELQSEGIIQVSPRKETSVGEAYTVMLGYEGIRRRPPARLESLRLKRLPSREAMEEKMRLADERRKLREDELTARLKSARVRRAATVSTEEEEDGEPGDPQQGGDAGDENVMEAASGELESNSSFQRGGVGVGQQEVF; from the exons ATGGGATGTGTAAGCTCCAACACCACGGTGGTCCGCCCCTTACAACCGTCCAGCAACACAGAGCAG GACCAAACAGGAAGCAAAAGCACCCGCGGCGACTCGGCCGTGTCGAAGGTCACGGAGGACAGCGGCGTGGAGGTGGCGGCGTTGGACAACGGAGGGGCGTTACCCGGGGAGGTGCCCGGGAAGCTGCCCCCGCCCGTGGGGGGCGGCAGCCTCCCGGCGCAGGAGCGCCCCACCTCCAGCGAGATCCTGGAGGAGCTGCAGAGTGAAGGAATCATCCAAGTCAGCCCCCGCAAGGAGACCTCCGTCGGGGAGGCCTACACCGTCATG cTGGGGTATGAGGGTATCAGACGGCGGCCCCCAGCCAGGCTGGAGTCCCTGAGGCTCAAGCGTCTCCCCAGCAGAGAGGCGATGGAGGAGAAGATGAGGCTTGCCGACGAGAGGCGCAAG CTGAGGGAAGATGAGCTCACGGCGCGTCTGAAGTCGGCCCGCGTACGCCGAGCTGCCACCGTCAgcacggaggaggaggaggatggagaaCCTGGAGACCCTCAGCAGGGAGGAGATGCTGGAGATGAGAATGTGATGGAGGCAGCTTCAGGAGAGCTGGAGAGCAACTCCAGCTTCCAACGAGGAGGAGTCGGAGTCGGTCAGCAGGAGGTTTTTTAA